The Fibrobacter sp. genome window below encodes:
- a CDS encoding Fic family protein, translating into MQRGLQGQYKTISTVGESVKAFIPKPLPPQPPIEWTSELRDKFDQAHLALGRLDSVSKFLPDTTLFLYMYVRKEAVLSSMIEGTQSSLSDLLLFEMDEEPAVPVDDVQEVSNYVAALFHGLHLLESGLPLSLRLIKEMHGVLLSKGRGCNCTPGEFRKSQNWVGGTRPGNAVFVPPPVEDLMECMSKFELFLHDIPEPVPVLLKAALMHVQFETIHPFLDGNGRLGRLLITLLLCEKKVLQEPMLYLSLYFKTHRQYYYELLNRVRTTGDWESWLDFFAEAVIVVATQAMETAQNLFNLSDSDKQKISTLGRAAPSTLRVHRLLMEHPLVTSNWLVEKTGITPATINKSLGHLVELGIIREITRKRRNRIFSYDGYIAILDEGTGNTALI; encoded by the coding sequence ATGCAACGGGGTCTTCAAGGTCAGTATAAAACCATCTCGACAGTGGGAGAGTCGGTTAAGGCATTTATCCCAAAACCTCTTCCACCACAGCCTCCGATTGAATGGACATCAGAGTTGCGTGATAAATTCGATCAGGCACATCTGGCACTTGGGCGGCTGGACAGCGTATCAAAGTTTCTTCCAGATACTACTCTTTTTTTGTATATGTATGTTCGAAAAGAGGCGGTACTCTCCTCGATGATCGAGGGAACGCAATCATCGCTTTCTGATCTTCTTCTGTTTGAGATGGATGAGGAACCGGCTGTTCCTGTTGATGATGTACAGGAAGTGAGTAATTATGTTGCGGCACTTTTTCATGGATTGCATCTGCTGGAAAGCGGACTACCTCTTTCACTGAGATTGATTAAAGAGATGCATGGTGTGCTGTTGTCAAAAGGCCGCGGCTGCAACTGTACACCGGGAGAATTTCGAAAATCCCAGAACTGGGTAGGTGGAACCAGACCGGGTAATGCGGTTTTTGTCCCGCCTCCGGTAGAGGATCTCATGGAATGCATGAGTAAGTTCGAACTGTTTCTTCATGATATTCCGGAACCTGTACCTGTACTGCTTAAAGCTGCTCTAATGCATGTTCAGTTTGAAACAATCCATCCTTTTCTTGATGGTAATGGCAGATTGGGGCGGCTGCTTATCACTTTATTGCTCTGTGAGAAAAAGGTGCTGCAGGAACCTATGCTTTATCTCAGTCTCTATTTTAAAACACATCGGCAATACTACTATGAGTTGCTTAATAGAGTTCGTACAACAGGAGACTGGGAGTCCTGGCTTGATTTCTTTGCAGAGGCTGTGATTGTTGTTGCTACTCAGGCAATGGAAACCGCACAAAATCTTTTTAACTTATCTGATTCCGATAAACAGAAAATCAGTACTCTTGGAAGAGCTGCGCCATCAACACTCCGGGTCCATCGATTACTGATGGAACATCCCCTTGTTACTTCGAACTGGCTGGTGGAAAAAACCGGGATTACCCCAGCTACAATCAACAAATCGCTGGGACATCTTGTGGAGCTTGGTATTATTCGAGAAATAACCAGGAAAAGAAGAAATCGGATTTTCAGTTATGATGGGTATATAGCGATACTGGATGAGGGGACTGGGAATACTGCATTGATTTAA
- a CDS encoding pyrroline-5-carboxylate reductase — MINSGFIGYGKMGSVLLNSLLKSGAIKEDSVFVNTRSIQKLSCLKSQYPSVTILDNIQLIVEKCRIIFICVGTYDVKTIIDQVKPFASPDLHLILISGGLEITTVQSTIDCKITRIMPTMLAQVNEGVTLIAHNKRVEENDKIFICNLLKRIGDVYELEESEFNAATNLTSCAPAFIAFLLDQYIGSVIRNSRLSYTEAYDLFKSTVTGTLKLLEINGETTSELISRVATKGGATETGIKILSEKLPEAFDQLMSVTMERHITRSKETQKQFGIC, encoded by the coding sequence ATGATCAATTCAGGATTCATAGGTTATGGGAAAATGGGAAGTGTGCTGTTAAACAGCCTGTTGAAGAGTGGTGCTATTAAAGAAGATTCTGTCTTCGTCAATACCAGGTCGATTCAAAAACTAAGTTGTCTTAAATCACAATATCCATCTGTTACGATACTGGATAATATCCAACTGATTGTTGAAAAATGCAGGATAATCTTCATTTGTGTCGGAACCTATGATGTTAAAACCATCATCGATCAGGTCAAACCATTTGCTTCTCCTGATTTACACCTGATATTAATATCCGGTGGGTTGGAGATCACTACCGTTCAGAGTACCATCGATTGTAAAATAACCAGAATAATGCCAACGATGCTTGCGCAGGTCAATGAAGGGGTCACGTTAATAGCTCACAATAAGAGAGTTGAGGAAAATGACAAAATCTTTATCTGTAATCTTCTGAAACGAATCGGAGATGTCTATGAACTTGAAGAGAGTGAGTTCAATGCAGCAACTAATCTGACAAGCTGCGCTCCGGCTTTCATCGCCTTCCTCCTGGATCAATATATTGGAAGTGTTATCAGAAACAGCAGACTTTCTTACACAGAAGCATACGATCTGTTCAAGTCAACAGTAACCGGCACACTGAAACTACTGGAAATAAACGGGGAGACTACATCGGAACTTATAAGCCGTGTTGCGACTAAAGGCGGTGCTACAGAGACTGGGATCAAAATATTATCTGAAAAGCTTCCCGAAGCATTTGATCAACTTATGAGCGTAACTATGGAAAGGCACATCACACGGAGCAAAGAAACCCAAAAACAGTTCGGGATTTGTTGA
- a CDS encoding D-tyrosyl-tRNA(Tyr) deacylase: protein MKIVLQRVSHSRVKVNGETVGEINRGILLLLGVHKDDTTEKADFLASKVADLRIFPDQEGKMNLSLKEIGGEALVVSQFTLLGECSKGRRPSFIDAAPPEKGNSLYMYFVEQLKKQVSRVETGRFGAMMEVELVNDGPVTLILEK from the coding sequence ATGAAAATAGTACTTCAGAGAGTCAGCCATTCCCGGGTAAAGGTAAACGGTGAGACTGTTGGAGAGATCAACAGAGGAATACTGCTTCTTTTGGGTGTACACAAGGATGATACGACTGAAAAGGCGGATTTTTTGGCTTCAAAGGTCGCTGATCTGCGCATTTTTCCTGACCAGGAGGGAAAAATGAACCTCTCCCTGAAGGAGATTGGTGGTGAGGCATTGGTTGTATCCCAGTTTACACTTCTGGGGGAGTGCAGCAAGGGACGCAGGCCCAGTTTTATCGATGCAGCCCCGCCGGAAAAAGGGAACTCCCTTTATATGTATTTTGTCGAGCAACTGAAGAAGCAGGTCAGCAGGGTCGAGACAGGGAGATTTGGTGCAATGATGGAGGTAGAGCTTGTAAATGACGGGCCAGTGACACTGATTCTGGAAAAATGA